A part of Fusarium oxysporum Fo47 chromosome III, complete sequence genomic DNA contains:
- a CDS encoding ATP adenylyltransferase-domain-containing protein, giving the protein MPRIKAPSNLPELVKSTFTKARSEGDLHYFPTQVAILNVDSIPFQLRFSPSLANKPKPPPKDLNKPQKPFDPFENPLPALKVTDLGPSHYLVLNKFAVVPEHFILATTEFKPQTDVLEESDLEATLACIEAYEAARRTEAEQGHRDGTLGGGDGLFAFFNCGDHSGASQPHRHIQLLPIARMKDGFEADTPWTVLADQLKTKIAPFATFAEDIKLGMSGADLHSTYLRLYRKACRAVAVYTKDPLHTEEAPAEGPTRISYNLAMTKDTLVVCPRLAEGVKLQSQDGDVLGTVSLNGTLLAGTALVKNELEWEALKKDPDTLRNVLRDIGVPNTFDNGGALRL; this is encoded by the exons ATGCCTCGCATCAAAGCCCCCTCAAACCTCCCTGAGCTTGTCAAATCGACTTTCACAAAAGCTCGCTCAGAGGGTGATTTGCATTATTTCCCCACTCAAGTCGCCATCCTCAATGTTGATTCCATCCCC TTCCAACTCCGCTTCTCGCCTTCCTTGGCAAACAAACCTAAGCCGCCGCCAAAGGACCTCAACAAACCTCAAAAGCCGTTTGACCCTTTTGAGAACCCTCTACCGGCTCTCAAGGTCACAGATCTTGGCCCCTCCCACTATCTCGTGCTGAACAAGTTTGCTGTTGTTCCCGAGCACTTCATTCTTGCCACGACAGAGTTCAAGCCCCAAACTGATGTCCTCGAAGAGTCTGACCTTGAGGCCACACTCGCTTGCATTGAGGCATATGAAGCTGCCAGAAGAACCGAAGCAGAGCAAGGCCACCGCGATGGCACACTCGGCGGCGGTGATGGCctctttgctttcttcaACTGCGGTGACCACTCTGGTGCCAGCCAACCTCATCGTCACATCCAACTCCTCCCCATCGCCAGAATGAAGGATGGCTTCGAGGCTGACACTCCTTGGACTGTTCTCGCCGATCAACTCAAAACCAAAATCGCTCCCTTTGCTACCTTTGCCGAAGACATCAAGCTTGGCATGTCTGGTGCAGACTTGCACTCCACTTATCTCCGACTCTACCGCAAAGCCTGCCGGGCTGTTGCTGTTTACACCAAAGATCCTCTTCATACCGAAGAAGCACCCGCCGAGGGTCCCACAAGGATCAGTTACAACCTTGCTATGACCAAAGACACTCTCGTTGTCTGCCCCCGCCTGGCAGAGGGCGTTAAGCTCCAAAGCCAGGACGGTGATGTACTTGGTACCGTCTCCCTCAACGGCACCCTTCTTGCCGGCACAGCACTGGTCAAGAACGAGTTGGAGTGGGAAGCTCTCAAGAAGGATCCCGATACGCTACGCAACGTCCTACGAGACATCGGAGTGCCAAACACATTTGATAATGGCGGAGCGCTTCGCTTGTAG
- a CDS encoding uncharacterized protein (expressed protein) — MLASRALREVRLTGSSCCETDSCLVGWWDLTMSQNMNTLVELMTMGDVMCCAEKLSYAWSLVTRG, encoded by the coding sequence atgcttgcatcgcgcGCCCTACGGGAGGTGAGGTTGACAGGATCATCCTGCTGCGAAACTGATTCTTGCCTCGTGGGGTGGTGGGATCTAACGATGTCTCAGAACATGAACACGCTCGTTGAGCTTATGACTATGGGGGACGTCATGTGCTGTGCTGAGAAGCTAAGTTATGCGTGGTCCTTAGTTACCCGAGGTAA
- a CDS encoding uncharacterized protein (expressed protein) — translation MLPDVEEPIQIIMDRATSKPMDAFVEFVTMEDAMRCAETMLPDVEEPIHIIMDRRRPRPWTCLRSL, via the coding sequence ATGTTGCCAGACGTGGAGGAACCTatccagatcatcatggACAGGGCGACGTCCAAACCTATGGACGCCTTCGTGGAATTTGTCACCATGGAGGATGCAATGCGTTGTGCTGAGACCATGCTGCCTGACGTGGAAGAGCCCATCCACATAATCATGGATAGGCGACGTCCAAGACCATGGACATGTTTGAGGAGCTTGTGA